The Candidatus Flexicrinis affinis genome has a segment encoding these proteins:
- a CDS encoding GNAT family N-acetyltransferase — translation MRFAFRPLTRAFVAESLTWRYEPPYDVYNAYVSAAREAEVIATYFSGESAFRQIEMYGVPIAIASFGLDGQVDGGDYHDEALDIGLGVAPGMTGKGLGTGIVRSVVGFAERTFSPPALRVTIAAFNLRAQRVWEKNGFRPASRFTATGSGMKFIVYTRVAR, via the coding sequence GTGAGATTTGCGTTTCGCCCGCTGACTCGCGCATTCGTGGCGGAGAGCCTGACATGGCGGTACGAACCGCCTTATGACGTGTACAACGCGTATGTGTCGGCGGCCCGCGAGGCGGAGGTCATCGCCACGTACTTTTCAGGCGAGAGTGCCTTCCGCCAAATCGAGATGTACGGCGTGCCGATCGCAATCGCAAGCTTTGGCCTCGACGGACAGGTCGACGGGGGTGACTACCACGACGAGGCACTGGACATCGGTCTCGGAGTCGCGCCCGGCATGACCGGCAAGGGTCTCGGAACCGGCATCGTGCGATCGGTTGTCGGCTTCGCTGAGCGCACCTTCTCGCCGCCGGCGCTGCGCGTGACGATCGCGGCATTCAACCTGCGGGCTCAGCGCGTCTGGGAGAAGAACGGGTTTCGGCCAGCGAGCCGTTTCACGGCCACTGGATCGGGAATGAAGTTCATCGTCTATACACGCGTCGCGAGGTAA
- a CDS encoding GDP-L-fucose synthase, with product MTNAAFDWSSQTVIVTGGSGFLGTHLVEELRRRGVADVIVPRSKDYDLRTPEAVERLYSDNPNATMVIHLAATVGGIGANRSHPATFFYDNLMMGTLTLDLAYRHGIPRYVGIGTICAYPKITPTPFHEDDLWNGYPEETNAPYGIAKRALLIQSQTYRQEFGFSAIHVMPTNLYGPGDNFDLETSHVIPALIRKMSEAKREGRPTVTLWGDGTPTREFVYVKDAARGIALAAAHYDSPEPVNIGSGVEISIRALAEKIQAFVGFDGEIVWDTTKPNGQPRRNVDVTRAREAFGFSASTSFDDGLRETVAWYNAEIAALPT from the coding sequence ATGACAAATGCTGCATTCGACTGGTCCAGCCAGACGGTCATCGTTACCGGCGGTTCCGGCTTTCTGGGAACGCACTTGGTGGAGGAACTGCGCCGGCGCGGGGTAGCGGATGTTATCGTGCCGCGCAGCAAGGACTACGATCTGCGCACGCCGGAGGCCGTCGAGCGCCTCTACAGCGACAACCCCAACGCGACGATGGTCATCCACTTGGCCGCGACGGTCGGCGGCATCGGGGCGAACCGCAGCCACCCGGCCACGTTCTTCTACGACAACCTGATGATGGGCACGCTGACGCTCGATCTGGCCTATCGACACGGCATTCCGCGCTACGTCGGGATCGGCACGATTTGCGCCTATCCCAAGATCACGCCGACACCCTTCCATGAGGACGATCTGTGGAACGGTTACCCGGAAGAGACCAACGCACCGTACGGAATTGCCAAGCGCGCGCTCCTGATTCAGAGCCAGACGTACCGGCAGGAATTCGGCTTCAGCGCGATTCACGTGATGCCGACGAACCTTTACGGCCCGGGTGACAACTTCGACCTCGAGACATCGCATGTGATCCCTGCGCTGATCCGTAAGATGAGCGAGGCCAAGCGCGAAGGCCGTCCAACGGTCACGCTGTGGGGCGATGGCACGCCGACCCGCGAGTTCGTGTACGTCAAGGACGCGGCACGCGGGATTGCGCTTGCGGCCGCACACTACGACTCGCCCGAGCCAGTCAACATCGGCAGCGGCGTTGAGATCAGCATTCGTGCGCTGGCGGAGAAGATACAGGCGTTTGTCGGCTTTGACGGCGAGATCGTGTGGGACACGACCAAGCCGAACGGTCAGCCGCGCCGCAACGTCGATGTCACGCGCGCTCGAGAAGCGTTCGGCTTCTCTGCCTCGACCAGCTTTGACGACGGCCTCCGCGAGACGGTCGCGTGGTATAACGCGGAGATCGCCGCGCTGCCAACGTAA
- a CDS encoding GNAT family N-acetyltransferase, with product MSISEYEEYTCLTWPALETVPYDGWLLRFSGGVTNRSNAVYPLYHSTYDLERKLDYCVSAYRERGLRAVYRITNGIHPPGLDARLAAEGYEAYENSIVMLRGGDAPDERPRHDVAIESEMTDTWLESYLTFQPRWSAQRETFAAMMRSTVGQRIYASVEVNGRIAAVGTLSRSRHAAAVYNMATDPALRRQGLGTSVLSALIGQASQSRVRALFLHVSAENETAVRLYSRAGFTESYRYCYRAAPA from the coding sequence ATGTCGATAAGCGAATACGAGGAGTATACCTGTCTGACGTGGCCGGCGTTAGAGACGGTCCCGTACGATGGATGGCTGCTGCGGTTCAGCGGCGGCGTGACCAACCGCTCGAACGCCGTCTACCCGTTGTATCACTCGACGTACGATCTCGAACGCAAGTTGGACTACTGCGTCAGTGCGTACCGCGAACGCGGCCTGCGCGCCGTGTACCGGATCACGAACGGCATCCATCCGCCCGGATTGGACGCCCGCCTCGCCGCCGAAGGGTACGAGGCTTACGAGAACTCGATCGTCATGCTAAGAGGCGGCGACGCTCCTGACGAGCGGCCACGCCACGATGTTGCGATCGAATCGGAGATGACCGATACATGGCTGGAATCCTACCTGACGTTCCAACCAAGGTGGTCGGCTCAGCGCGAGACGTTCGCTGCGATGATGCGCTCGACGGTCGGCCAGCGCATCTACGCGTCAGTCGAGGTGAACGGCCGGATCGCCGCGGTCGGAACTTTATCGCGCAGCCGCCACGCTGCCGCCGTGTACAACATGGCGACCGATCCGGCGCTGCGCAGGCAAGGGTTGGGGACATCAGTCCTGAGCGCGCTGATCGGTCAAGCATCTCAGTCGCGAGTGCGTGCGCTGTTTCTGCACGTCAGCGCAGAGAACGAGACCGCCGTGCGACTGTACAGCCGAGCCGGATTCACCGAATCGTACCGCTATTGTTACCGGGCCGCGCCGGCGTGA